The nucleotide sequence TATGCTCCACCCACCCCGGCTTCGGATAGATTTGCGTGAATTCCTTCTGGGCAACACCGATAATGGCACCGGATTTATCGAATAAGATAGCGCGAGAGCTCGTCGTTCCCTGATCGAGGGAAAGCATGTATTTATTTTCCATGATAACTGTTCCTCCTTCACTCATATGGAATCGCCTTCATTCTTACCTTTATGTCTAGGAACGCGCACTTTCGGATGCGATTCGCTCCTTGCTGTCGATTGATTTTTTGGTTGTCATTCCGACCACGATGGCAATCACCATGAAAGCCGCTAATGCTATTACACCTGTCAGCGAATGATCTGTAAACGTCCATTTGTAAAAAAACGCTCCACTTACTGCTCCAATGATAGGTCCAACAACAGGAATCCATGCATAGCGCCAGTTGGACTTTCCTTTGCCGTGGATGGGCAAGAGAGCATGAGCGAGACGAGGTCCCAGGTCACGGGCTGGATTGATCGCATAACCAGTAGTACCACCAAGAGACAAACCGATTGCGACAATCAGAAAGCCGACGATAAACGGATTCAGTCCTTCTGCAAATTTATTCGCTCCGATCGCCAGTAGACCGAGCACCAAGAAAAACGTACCTAAAATTTCGCTAAACAGATTCGCGACTGTATTAGGAATCGCTGGACCTGTTGCAAATACGCCTAATTTGGCTCCTGCATCACTCGTCTCACGCCAATGCGGGTAATAAAATATCCAGACGAATGTCGCTCCCATAAACGCCCCAATCAGTTGAGCCGCTACGTAGCCCGGCACATGCTCCCACGGAAATTGACCGATGCTTGCCAGTGCAATCGTAAGTGCCGGATTCAAATGCGCTCCACTAATGCTTCCTACTGCATACGCTCCGCACGCAACTGCCAGCCCCCAGCCCAGTGTAATCACAATCCAGCCGCCGTTTTGGGAATACGCCTTTTTCAAGTTCTGTCCGGCGCAAACACCTGCCCCCAAAATGATCAAGATCATCGTCCCGATCAATTCCCCTACATAAATAGACATGCCCCCATCCTCCCCCTTTTTGGAAAAAACGTAAACCCATTCCGGTAAAGCGCTTACAATACGCTAACTCCTTTGTGGTTTGTTTGGAGAGAAAATAAAAAAGCTAATACTCGCTAAACAAGAGCCAATGCCCTCATTTTGCAAATATTAGCTGATCTCCCAATCTCCACAGCACTATTAACTTAAGACCTACTATATAGCCACTGCTCAAAATTTGTCAAGAATTCCTTTCCTTCGCTTTTGCCAGTTCTCGCATCAAGCCCGGCAAAAAGAATAACGGGTAAATCAGCAGGTACAGGTTCGGAATCCACCAGGACCAATCGAAATCTGTTTTGAACGCCCAAAAAGCGATCGCCTGCAAACCCGAGCAGGATGTCAAAACAAGCGACAGCATGGCAAGCGGCTTCCAGATGTTGCGCCCTCTGCGATAGGCGTACAGACTGGCAAAGCCCGTGATGGAAATAAAAATATCCAATGGAAAAAAGGACAGGTTCCATGCGAGCAAATTGGGGTCGTAGTAATCCTGATACAGGTATTCCACAGGGAGGAGCTCCAAAAAAGTAATGAGCCAGTATACGACAAAAGCCACATCGGTGACCCAGAAGAACACTAGCATTGCCCTTACATTTTTCTCACTCATTTCGCCTCAGCTACTCCTGTATCTTTCGAAGATTGTGCGTGAGAGGAGTCTCCCAGATTCAGCAGCACACAACCTACGATGATCAGTCCGACAGCAATTACTTTTTTGACAGTGAAGGCATCCTTGAAGATCACCACACCAATGACCGCGATGATCGCAGTGCCAAGACCCGACCAGATGGCATAGGCAGTCCCGACCTCCATTTCCTTGAGCGCCAGGCTCAGCGACGAGAAGCACAAAATATAAAAGATAAACATCATCACACTGGGGACAGGCTTGCTCAGCCCGTCAGACAGCTTCATCGATGTTGTTCCAGCCACCTCTAGTAAAATGGCCATTAATAGATAGACCCAACTCATTTTGTTCCTCCTACTTACTTGTTTGAAAACGATGAATCTACGATGCCGCCTAGTAAAATATCGATGACCGCATCCAGTGCATCGCCAATCGTCACATGATGCTGGTTGGCCAACTGCTGATCAATCAACTGGTTAAGCGTCCCGGTATACATCTGAATCAGGATCGGAAGCTGGATTCGACGAAACACGCCCTCCTCTACCCCTTGCTCCAGAATGATCCGAACATGCTCCCACTCCTGTTGGTTGAACTCGTCGATCAGCTTCCATTGCTCGGGATAGAAGCGCTTCAGCTCGTACCATACGCGCAGGTCCGTTCGTGAGAAATTGTTCGGGACCAGTGCGAGCAGCTGCCGCATCTTCTCAACCAAATCGAGGTCAGGATCATGTAAAACCTGATCTTCCGCTTTACGCAAATCCTCGATGTTTTCTTCAATGACTTTGGTAATCAAGGCTTCTTTCGATGGAAAGCTCGCATACAACGTCTTGGTGCTAACGCCTGCGCGCCGAGCTAAATCGGACATGGTAAAACGGACGCCCTTGGTCTCAATCTCATGATAAGCGCATTGTAGAATTCGTTCCTGCATGTTCTTGCCCCCTCTCGAAAACAAGGAAAATATTTTGTTTTTCATATTTTCCAAAAGGTACTCTTAGCATAACGGCGTACCCATGCATTGTCAACTGTCGCCAAACCACGCTTGGCTCAGTGCCTCGATACCGGGATCGATATTTTCCAATGGAATGCCCGCGAAGCCGAGGAAAAACTCTTTTGGCAAGGGATTAGGTGGCACCAGCCATGTAAACGATGCGGACGAGGCTCTCACGCCTGCTTGAATCGCCAGCTTTTTCAACTCCTCTTCACTTCGCACGCTGTTTACCCGCAGCAGAACGTGAAAACCAGCATCGGTTCCGATGACTGTCGCTCTTTCGCCAAAATGCTTGTGCACAGCCAGCAGCAGCGCATCATGCTTTTTACGGTACAGCTTGCGCATTTTGCGGACATGCTTTTCGAAATATCCTTTTTCCATAAAGGCTTCCATCGTCCGCTGATGCAGTCGGGATGAAGATGGTTCCAGCAATGTCTCACGTAGCAGGCTGTAGTAGGTATCCAGCAGAGATTCTGGCAAGACCATGTACCAAATGTCTAGAGCAGGCGCCAATACCTGCGCAAAGCTCCCCATATAGATAACATTCGCATGCGGGAGCAAGCCCTGCATGGACGGAATCGGTCTGCCATGGTAACGAAACTCTCCGTCGTAATCGTCTTCGATGATGTATCCTCCCACATTTTTGGCCCATTCGAGCAATTGCAGCCGCTTGGATATGGGCATGATCATCCCACACGGGTATTGATGAGCAGAAGAAACGGCAGCCAGCCCAACCCCTGACTCATATAGCTCACTGACGCTAATTCCGTCCTCTGTCAGTGAAATCGGCACCACGTCGTATCCGTGCTGGCGAAACGTATTGGCAAACAGTAAATATCCCGGATTCTCTACGCCGATGCGTTGGAACTGCGGCTTTACCATCAAACAGATCAGGGACAACAAGCCAAACTGGTCCGCCCCAATCACCACTTGATTTGGCGAACAAGCGACACCCCGGTACCTGTGCAAGTACTCAGCGATTTGCTTCCTGAGTCCAGCCTCCCCTTGCGGATCCCCATAAAAAAAATTCTCCTGCTGCTCTATGTGAAGCGTCTCATTGTACAAACGACGCCAAATCATGGTTGGAAATAACGAAAAATCATTGCGTGAGAGATGAAAGTCATAGACATACTCCCGCTCGTCACGCACCATGGGCCGCTGGATCGTTTGGGTGCTCGTACCAGCACCCGGTTTCATTTCAGGATCGGGTAATTTCTCTACGTAATACCCACTGCGCGGTTTGCTTTGGATAAAACCTTCCGCCAGCAGTTGCTGATATGCCATCTCCACGGGTGTTGTACTTACGCCCAGCAAGTCAGCCAGCTTGCGAACGGACGGCAGCTTGCTACTCACCGCCAAGCGTCCTGCGACGATTTCCTTTTTCAGATAAG is from Brevibacillus brevis and encodes:
- a CDS encoding PLP-dependent aminotransferase family protein translates to MLLTPNWQENDNEPQYVQLYAYLKKEIVAGRLAVSSKLPSVRKLADLLGVSTTPVEMAYQQLLAEGFIQSKPRSGYYVEKLPDPEMKPGAGTSTQTIQRPMVRDEREYVYDFHLSRNDFSLFPTMIWRRLYNETLHIEQQENFFYGDPQGEAGLRKQIAEYLHRYRGVACSPNQVVIGADQFGLLSLICLMVKPQFQRIGVENPGYLLFANTFRQHGYDVVPISLTEDGISVSELYESGVGLAAVSSAHQYPCGMIMPISKRLQLLEWAKNVGGYIIEDDYDGEFRYHGRPIPSMQGLLPHANVIYMGSFAQVLAPALDIWYMVLPESLLDTYYSLLRETLLEPSSSRLHQRTMEAFMEKGYFEKHVRKMRKLYRKKHDALLLAVHKHFGERATVIGTDAGFHVLLRVNSVRSEEELKKLAIQAGVRASSASFTWLVPPNPLPKEFFLGFAGIPLENIDPGIEALSQAWFGDS
- a CDS encoding YvaD family protein; translation: MSEKNVRAMLVFFWVTDVAFVVYWLITFLELLPVEYLYQDYYDPNLLAWNLSFFPLDIFISITGFASLYAYRRGRNIWKPLAMLSLVLTSCSGLQAIAFWAFKTDFDWSWWIPNLYLLIYPLFFLPGLMRELAKAKERNS
- a CDS encoding MIP/aquaporin family protein, which encodes MSIYVGELIGTMILIILGAGVCAGQNLKKAYSQNGGWIVITLGWGLAVACGAYAVGSISGAHLNPALTIALASIGQFPWEHVPGYVAAQLIGAFMGATFVWIFYYPHWRETSDAGAKLGVFATGPAIPNTVANLFSEILGTFFLVLGLLAIGANKFAEGLNPFIVGFLIVAIGLSLGGTTGYAINPARDLGPRLAHALLPIHGKGKSNWRYAWIPVVGPIIGAVSGAFFYKWTFTDHSLTGVIALAAFMVIAIVVGMTTKKSIDSKERIASESARS
- a CDS encoding DMT family transporter produces the protein MSWVYLLMAILLEVAGTTSMKLSDGLSKPVPSVMMFIFYILCFSSLSLALKEMEVGTAYAIWSGLGTAIIAVIGVVIFKDAFTVKKVIAVGLIIVGCVLLNLGDSSHAQSSKDTGVAEAK
- a CDS encoding TetR/AcrR family transcriptional regulator → MQERILQCAYHEIETKGVRFTMSDLARRAGVSTKTLYASFPSKEALITKVIEENIEDLRKAEDQVLHDPDLDLVEKMRQLLALVPNNFSRTDLRVWYELKRFYPEQWKLIDEFNQQEWEHVRIILEQGVEEGVFRRIQLPILIQMYTGTLNQLIDQQLANQHHVTIGDALDAVIDILLGGIVDSSFSNK